Proteins encoded together in one Camelina sativa cultivar DH55 chromosome 9, Cs, whole genome shotgun sequence window:
- the LOC104714675 gene encoding mitochondrial inner membrane protease subunit 1, whose product MASPSSSSFWSIASRQAMNSGLFITKLYCFLHVTTNYLGFMAYAYGPSMIPTLHPSGNVLLAERISKRYQKPSRGDIVVIRSPENPNKTPIKRVIGIEGDCISFVVDPLKSEKSQTIVVPKGHVFVQGDYTHNSRDSRTFGPVPYGLIQGRMLWRVWPFQDFGPLGPTPSELTN is encoded by the exons atgGCGtctccgtcgtcgtcgtcgttctGGAGCATAGCTTCTCGACAAGCCATGAACAGCGGTTTGTTTATCACGAAACTCTACTGCTTCCTTCATGTAACCACCAACTATCTCGGATTCATGGCTTAT GCTTATGGTCCGAGCATGATTCCGACGCTTCATCCTTCAGGGAATGTCTTATTAGCTGAGCGAATCTCTAAACGCTATCAGAAACCGAGTCGTGGAGATATAGTTGTGATACGGTCTCCAGAGAATCCTAACAAGACTCCGATCAAGAGAGTTATTGGTATTGAAGGTGATTGTATAAGCTTTGTGGTTGATCCACTCAAGAGCGAAAAATCTCAAACCATTGTG gTTCCTAAAGGACATGTCTTTGTTCAAGGTGACTATACTCATAACTCAAGAGACTCAAGAACCTTTGGTCCTGTACCATACGGTCTTATTCAAGGCAGAATGCTTTGGAGG GTTTGGCCATTTCAGGATTTTGGACCGCTTGGACCAACCCCTTCTGAGCTCACGAATTAG
- the LOC104714674 gene encoding uncharacterized protein LOC104714674 — protein sequence MGEVNVDGEIPHFYLIKLGPVSLSYEFGSFPKNLIPPHIRWDEKKEPKYTTLQEFFLIKRQIRKSKGFDIDFTQFRSVFNYRPVNFDSKEFAKPPETTRELLKRLSQKSLNKYNNEWFTEYEFLNIVKANYYMCSGLMFFITFEVRDPYDNLPKLFQTSVYYYYEDEDQYILTRPKPKQNVKCVGTAKTQKRLA from the exons ATGGGGGAGGTTAACGTAGACG GTGAGATTccacatttttatttgattaagcTGGGACCTGTGTCTCTGAGTtatgagtttggttcttttccTAAGAATCTGATTCCTCCGCATATTCGATGGGACGAGAAGAAAGAGCCCAAGTACACGACACTGCAAgagttttttttgataaaaagacAAATCAGGAAGAGCAAG GGATTCGACATCGATTTCACACAGTTCCGCTCTGTTTTCAATTACCGGCCTGTTAATTTCGACAGTAAAGAGTTTGCTAAGCCGCCAGAGACCACTAGGGAGTTACTCAAGAGGCTGTCTCAAAAATCCCTTAACAAGTACAACAATGAATGG TTTACGGAATATGAATTTCTCAATATTGTCAAAGCCAATTATTACATGTGTTCTGGTTTAATGTTCTTCATTACCTTTGAGGTTAGAGATCCTTACGACAACCTGCCCAAGCTCTTCCAAACTAGTGTCTACTACTATTATGAGGATGAGGATCAGTACATATTAACCAGACCTAAACCCAAACAAAATG TCAAATGCGTTGGAACTGCCAAGACACAAAAAAG ATTGGCATAG
- the LOC104714677 gene encoding uncharacterized protein LOC104714677, which yields MEEVDIDGRSGLLGPVSLSYEFGSFPRYLIPPHIRWDEKKEPKYTTLQEFFFDKKTSPEEQGIRHRFHTVPLCMVDLDSTKFALAPETTRELLKRLSQKSLNKYNSEWVCFF from the exons ATGGAGGAGGTTGACATAGACG GTAGGTCTGGATTGCTGGGACCTGTGTCTCTGAGTtatgagtttggttcttttccTAGGTATCTGATTCCTCCGCATATTCGATGGGACGAGAAGAAAGAGCCCAAGTACACGACACtgcaagagtttttttttgataaaaagacAAGTCCGGAAGAGCAag GGATTCGACATCGATTTCACACAGTTCCGCTCTGTATGGTTGATTTAGACAGTACCAAGTTTGCTTTGGCCCCAGAGACCACTAGAGAGTTACTCAAGAGGCTGTCTCAAAAATCCCTTAACAAGTACAACAGTGAATGGGTCTGCTTTTTTTAA